Proteins co-encoded in one Capsicum annuum cultivar UCD-10X-F1 chromosome 9, UCD10Xv1.1, whole genome shotgun sequence genomic window:
- the LOC107841743 gene encoding ADP,ATP carrier protein 3, mitochondrial, with protein sequence MGGVSAAVSKKVAAPIERAKLLIQNQGEMIKFGRLSEPYKGIVDCFTRTIKDEGVLSLWRGNTANVIRYFPTQALNFAFKDYFKRMFNFDKERDGYWKWFGGNLAFGGAAGASSLLFVYSLDYARTRLANDAKAAQKGGKRQFNGLLDVYRKTIKSDGIPGLYRGFTISCVGIVVYHGLYFGIYDSLKPVVLVGNLQDSFFASFFLGWGITIGAGLASYPIDTVRRRMMMTSGEAVKYKGSLDAFSQIMKKEGTKSLFKGAAANILRAVAGAGVLARYDKLQLIVFEKKYGSGGGS encoded by the exons ATGGGAGGGGTTTCTGCTGCTGTGTCTAAGAAGGTTGCTGCTCCGATTGAGAGAGCCAAGCTTTTGATTCAGAATCAGGGTGAGATGATCAAATTCGGTAGACTCTCAGAACCGTACAAAGGGATTGTCGATTGCTTTACCAGAACTATCAAGGATGAAGGTGTCCTTTCTCTTTGGAGAGGCAATACTGCAAATGTCATCAGATATTTCCCTACACAG GCGTTGAATTTTGCTTTTAAAGACTATTTTAAGAGAATGtttaattttgataaagaaaggGATGGCTACTGGAAGTGGTTTGGAGGAAATTTAGCATTCGGTGGCGCTGCTGGTGCCTCGTCCCTTTTATTTGTGTACTCGCTGGACTATGCCAGAACACGGCTTGCTAATGATGCCAAGGCTGCACAAAAGGGTGGTAAGAGGCAGTTTAATGGTTTGCTCGATGTTTATCGGAAAACCATCAAATCTGATGGTATTCCTGGTCTTTATCGTGGCTTCACCATCTCGTGTGTTGGAATAGTTGTTTATCATGGTTTGTACTTTGGAATATACGATTCGCTTAAACCTGTGGTTTTAGTTGGTAACTTGCAG GATAGCTTCTTTGCGAGTTTTTTCCTCGGATGGGGCATCACTATTGGTGCTGGATTGGCGTCTTACCCAATTGATACGGTGCGTAGAAGAATGATGATGACTTCAGGAGAAGCAGTCAAGTACAAGGGTTCATTAGACGCATTTTCTCAGATAATGAAGAAAGAAGGTACCAAGTCGCTTTTCAAAGGCGCTGCCGCTAATATCCTTCGTGCTGTTGCTGGTGCCGGTGTGCTAGCCAGGTATGATAAACTACAGCTCATTGTCTTCGAAAAAAAATATGGATCTGGTGGTGGAAGTTAA